A window from Mesorhizobium sp. WSM2240 encodes these proteins:
- a CDS encoding low affinity iron permease family protein produces the protein MAIRTIQQTLTTLGTVGSRPWAFVTVLLYAAAWLLFQPDSLDMHGIATLMVWMMTLFIQRAEYRDGLATQAKLDELLAALSTARNDLAQIDEEEPEDIERHRAAAREGD, from the coding sequence ATGGCTATTCGGACGATACAACAAACCCTCACCACCCTTGGAACAGTAGGGTCTCGACCTTGGGCCTTCGTCACGGTCTTGCTCTATGCCGCTGCATGGCTGTTGTTCCAGCCCGACAGCCTGGATATGCACGGGATTGCCACGCTGATGGTCTGGATGATGACCCTGTTCATACAGCGCGCGGAGTATCGGGACGGCCTAGCGACCCAAGCCAAGCTGGACGAACTGCTCGCGGCGCTCAGCACAGCTCGAAATGATCTCGCCCAGATTGACGAAGAAGAGCCTGAAGACATCGAACGTCACCGAGCTGCGGCGCGCGAGGGTGATTGA
- a CDS encoding alpha/beta fold hydrolase: MGRRLATIMAADMAGYSRLMEGDEDGVLARQKAHRKELIDPEIANRSGRIVKTTGDGMLAEFASVQEAVRCAVNVQTAMANREGNIPVDRRILYRIGINLCDVIFDEGDIFGDGVNVASRLEGLAQPGGICISDVVHQAVADRIKVPFRDMGNQRVKNISRPIRVWQWTPDASLPSPELPKAAQQQQVQFATASDGVQIAWASIGQGMPVLKAPNWLNHLEYEWRSPIWHPWLVSLARLCRLVRFDQRGNGLSDWDIEAVSEKAMTGDMSTVAAAAGLSRFALLGISQGCSFSVRYAVENPGGELPRALGGFLRGRLKRTHPDQKHLYEVGTMMIRDGWATNPVFRHFFTTTFMPDAQPEMAASFDELQRIATSPEAAMRIWRMNSAVDVTELAKQVNVPTLVLHCIGDRVAPIEEGRLMATLIPNATFVELPGNNHVLIKDTAAFEQFFDECSRFLTAYNQ, from the coding sequence ATGGGACGCCGCCTTGCAACCATCATGGCCGCCGACATGGCAGGCTACAGCCGTCTCATGGAAGGAGATGAGGATGGGGTACTCGCGCGCCAGAAGGCCCACCGCAAGGAACTGATCGATCCCGAAATCGCCAATCGCAGCGGGCGCATCGTCAAGACGACGGGAGATGGAATGCTGGCCGAATTCGCATCGGTGCAAGAAGCCGTCCGCTGTGCCGTCAATGTTCAGACGGCGATGGCTAACCGCGAGGGAAACATCCCAGTCGACAGACGTATACTCTATCGCATCGGTATCAATCTCTGCGACGTGATTTTCGACGAGGGAGATATTTTCGGCGACGGCGTCAACGTCGCTTCGCGCCTTGAGGGGTTGGCGCAGCCAGGCGGCATCTGCATCTCAGATGTTGTGCATCAAGCGGTCGCGGACAGGATCAAGGTGCCTTTCCGCGACATGGGCAACCAGCGGGTGAAGAATATCTCCCGCCCCATCCGCGTCTGGCAGTGGACGCCCGACGCTTCCCTGCCCAGCCCGGAGCTTCCCAAAGCAGCACAGCAACAACAGGTGCAGTTCGCCACTGCCTCAGACGGAGTGCAGATCGCGTGGGCCAGTATTGGCCAGGGCATGCCTGTGCTGAAAGCTCCGAATTGGCTGAACCATCTGGAGTATGAATGGCGCAGTCCAATCTGGCATCCGTGGCTGGTCAGCTTGGCGAGGCTGTGCCGGCTGGTACGGTTCGACCAGCGGGGAAATGGCCTGTCGGACTGGGACATCGAAGCGGTATCCGAGAAGGCAATGACTGGCGACATGTCGACCGTCGCAGCCGCAGCCGGACTGAGCCGGTTCGCGCTTCTCGGCATTTCGCAAGGATGCTCATTCTCTGTCCGCTACGCCGTCGAGAATCCTGGGGGTGAGCTGCCTCGTGCTCTTGGCGGATTTCTTCGGGGCCGGCTCAAGCGGACGCACCCGGACCAAAAGCACCTCTATGAAGTCGGGACGATGATGATACGCGACGGGTGGGCGACCAATCCAGTCTTCAGGCACTTCTTTACAACAACCTTCATGCCCGACGCTCAGCCTGAGATGGCTGCGAGTTTCGACGAACTTCAGCGCATTGCTACCAGTCCAGAAGCGGCGATGCGGATTTGGAGAATGAACAGTGCGGTCGATGTGACGGAGTTGGCGAAGCAGGTCAATGTTCCGACGCTGGTCCTGCATTGCATCGGCGATCGTGTCGCGCCGATAGAGGAAGGTCGCCTCATGGCCACGCTAATTCCTAACGCGACCTTCGTTGAGCTGCCTGGTAACAATCACGTGCTCATTAAAGACACGGCTGCCTTCGAACAGTTCTTTGACGAGTGCTCCAGGTTCCTAACAGCGTACAATCAGTGA
- a CDS encoding DUF982 domain-containing protein, whose protein sequence is MRDDVDLGPFEEPVPVATDAGERCVSSAREAAEMLLYDWPIGETATRIQARMTCMKVLAGSEPPAFAREAFMQAAEEAKILVEVQPGEVAALGRR, encoded by the coding sequence ATGCGCGACGACGTCGATCTTGGGCCCTTTGAAGAACCGGTTCCGGTGGCGACCGATGCCGGAGAACGCTGCGTTTCCAGCGCCAGAGAGGCAGCGGAAATGCTGCTCTACGACTGGCCGATCGGCGAGACGGCTACACGCATTCAGGCGCGAATGACGTGCATGAAGGTGCTCGCGGGAAGTGAACCACCCGCATTCGCGCGCGAAGCATTCATGCAAGCGGCGGAAGAGGCGAAAATCCTTGTCGAGGTGCAACCAGGTGAGGTTGCTGCGCTCGGGCGTCGATGA
- a CDS encoding S8 family serine peptidase, with translation MRPRIGLIDTGINLEHEALKGQNVDLTVFSDEARDPSSKIHGTAVAALLVGARQSRTPGLLPDAELIAVDAFHRRGQDDRADVYNLVRAMNIVAGKDIDVINLSLTGPDNVVLKRAVEAIAKRDVMMVAAAGNKGPKADPLYPAAYPNVTVATAVDRRLRPYRRAGRGEHIDFAAPGVEVWTAASVRGARTKTGTSFAAPFITAAIAYIRAHSPELTRMQVKQVLAAAVEDLGDPGRDPVFGWGLLRMNRLDLAAGSGLQSGKAVTSEANMQRDPADGAISLPSAGTVVD, from the coding sequence GTGAGGCCACGCATCGGCCTTATCGACACCGGCATCAATCTCGAACACGAGGCGCTGAAGGGTCAAAATGTAGACCTGACGGTATTCTCGGACGAGGCGCGCGATCCATCCTCTAAGATCCACGGCACCGCGGTTGCAGCACTTCTGGTCGGGGCAAGACAGAGCCGGACGCCGGGCCTCCTACCGGATGCAGAGCTGATCGCCGTCGACGCCTTCCACCGCCGAGGCCAGGATGATCGCGCCGATGTCTACAACCTCGTTCGCGCCATGAACATTGTGGCGGGCAAGGACATCGATGTCATTAACCTGAGCCTGACTGGGCCTGACAATGTTGTTCTGAAGCGTGCGGTCGAAGCAATCGCCAAGCGTGACGTCATGATGGTGGCGGCCGCTGGCAACAAGGGACCGAAAGCCGATCCGCTCTATCCGGCCGCATATCCCAATGTAACCGTTGCGACCGCGGTCGATCGCCGCCTTCGCCCCTACCGACGCGCCGGCCGCGGCGAGCACATCGACTTCGCCGCTCCTGGCGTAGAGGTCTGGACGGCAGCTTCCGTCCGCGGCGCTCGTACGAAGACCGGGACGTCTTTTGCCGCTCCTTTCATAACGGCGGCCATTGCCTACATCCGGGCACACTCTCCCGAGTTAACGAGGATGCAAGTCAAGCAGGTGCTCGCCGCGGCGGTGGAGGACCTGGGCGATCCCGGCCGCGATCCGGTCTTCGGGTGGGGGCTCCTACGCATGAACCGGCTCGATCTGGCGGCGGGTTCGGGCCTGCAATCGGGGAAGGCCGTTACCTCCGAGGCGAATATGCAGCGCGACCCCGCCGATGGTGCAATTTCCCTTCCGTCGGCCGGTACGGTTGTCGACTAA
- a CDS encoding DUF982 domain-containing protein, giving the protein MRSFGKLCPSDVGINIPSTRAAAECLLRSWPTEWGPRRKRAREAVLKGEEPPEFARQAFVEAAREAGILVVAFPS; this is encoded by the coding sequence ATGCGAAGCTTTGGAAAGCTATGTCCGAGCGACGTTGGGATCAATATTCCCTCTACCCGAGCTGCGGCCGAGTGCCTTCTCCGCAGTTGGCCAACAGAATGGGGGCCGCGCCGTAAGCGTGCCCGTGAGGCGGTTCTGAAGGGAGAAGAGCCGCCTGAATTCGCGCGGCAGGCTTTCGTGGAGGCCGCCCGGGAGGCCGGAATACTGGTCGTGGCTTTTCCCAGCTGA
- a CDS encoding adenylate/guanylate cyclase domain-containing protein, which produces MERDEAGTFERLKTGRKELFEPEIALHHGRIFKLMGDGLLAEFSSVVDAVECAVSLQRGLWERNANVPEDQRVQVRIGINLGEVIVDGDDRYGDGVNIAARLEQLADPGGIWVSAKVAREVEKKLAFGFEAMGEQKVKNIAEAVQAFRIKFDGILSRVEHPKKNASYRSVAAIIGVLALLIAGAGAWYGLQRPAALAREPSIAVLPFANMSGDPAQDYLGAGIAEDIITMLSSFPTLRVVSRTSSFVYDKPVKVQQVGEDLKVNYVLEGSVRKTGDHVRVTAQLIDALTGDHLWANRYDEEGTNVAALQDDVANTLYGTLAGLRGEVMKREEAEAWSKSAPGLQEYDYYLRGHQLFFRFTKEDNAAARQVWQEGLAKFPDSALLRTKIAFTYILGAVYGWTDDPWRDTELAWKVGTEAAAIPNKSRLETFLGHWSMAILYQFHEGDFERSVVEAEAAIKLVPYDALSRADLAMYLANAGETDRAIEWLEEAIRRDASPMDWYFTNLGIAYYNAGRPADAVAQFQKNKVPSDVNLAAAYARLGKLDEARATIARLLSYKPGWTLQKEAVWPAGKHPQFVEPLQSAYLADLAKAGLPEK; this is translated from the coding sequence ATGGAGCGAGATGAAGCGGGCACTTTCGAGCGCCTAAAGACGGGGCGCAAGGAACTTTTCGAACCCGAAATCGCCCTCCATCACGGCCGCATCTTCAAGTTGATGGGCGACGGCCTCCTGGCCGAGTTCAGCAGCGTCGTGGATGCTGTCGAATGCGCGGTCAGCCTACAACGAGGATTGTGGGAGCGCAATGCCAATGTCCCCGAGGATCAGCGCGTGCAGGTGCGAATTGGCATCAATCTCGGCGAGGTGATCGTTGACGGCGACGACCGCTACGGCGACGGTGTCAACATCGCGGCGCGGCTCGAGCAACTGGCGGACCCCGGCGGCATCTGGGTGTCGGCCAAGGTGGCGCGTGAGGTGGAGAAAAAACTCGCCTTCGGGTTCGAGGCAATGGGCGAGCAGAAGGTCAAGAACATCGCCGAGGCGGTGCAGGCCTTCCGGATCAAGTTTGATGGCATTTTGTCACGGGTGGAACACCCGAAAAAAAACGCAAGCTATCGGTCCGTTGCCGCCATCATCGGCGTCCTCGCGCTGCTGATCGCCGGGGCTGGTGCCTGGTACGGCCTGCAGAGGCCAGCGGCCTTGGCGCGCGAACCCTCGATCGCGGTCTTGCCTTTCGCCAACATGAGCGGCGATCCGGCGCAGGACTATCTTGGGGCCGGCATCGCCGAGGACATCATCACGATGCTATCGTCCTTTCCTACCTTGCGCGTCGTCTCGCGCACTTCAAGCTTCGTCTACGACAAGCCGGTGAAGGTGCAGCAGGTCGGAGAGGACCTGAAAGTCAACTACGTGCTCGAAGGCAGCGTCCGCAAGACAGGTGACCACGTGCGCGTCACCGCGCAGCTCATTGACGCCCTGACTGGCGATCATTTGTGGGCCAATCGTTATGACGAAGAGGGCACCAACGTGGCGGCCTTGCAGGACGACGTGGCCAACACGCTCTATGGGACGCTCGCCGGACTGAGGGGCGAAGTCATGAAGAGGGAAGAGGCGGAAGCCTGGAGCAAGTCGGCACCTGGCCTGCAGGAATACGACTATTATCTCCGCGGGCACCAGTTGTTCTTCCGCTTTACCAAGGAGGATAACGCCGCGGCTCGGCAAGTCTGGCAGGAAGGATTGGCGAAATTCCCCGACTCGGCACTGTTGCGGACGAAGATTGCATTCACGTACATCCTTGGCGCGGTCTATGGGTGGACGGACGATCCCTGGCGCGACACCGAACTGGCGTGGAAGGTCGGCACGGAGGCAGCGGCCATCCCCAACAAGTCGCGACTAGAGACGTTTCTGGGCCATTGGTCGATGGCGATCCTGTACCAATTTCATGAGGGGGATTTCGAGCGTTCGGTTGTCGAAGCCGAGGCCGCGATCAAGCTGGTCCCCTACGACGCGCTGTCGCGGGCCGACCTTGCAATGTATTTGGCAAACGCGGGAGAAACGGACCGCGCGATTGAATGGCTCGAGGAAGCCATCCGTCGCGACGCCAGCCCGATGGATTGGTATTTCACAAATCTGGGCATTGCCTACTATAACGCGGGCCGTCCCGCGGATGCCGTGGCGCAGTTCCAAAAAAACAAAGTGCCTTCCGATGTCAATCTGGCGGCAGCCTATGCGCGCCTCGGCAAGCTCGACGAGGCGCGCGCCACCATTGCCAGGCTTCTCAGCTATAAGCCCGGTTGGACGCTTCAAAAAGAAGCGGTTTGGCCGGCTGGGAAACACCCGCAATTCGTCGAGCCGTTGCAGAGCGCCTATCTCGCCGATCTCGCCAAGGCGGGGTTGCCGGAAAAGTAG
- a CDS encoding DUF982 domain-containing protein produces the protein MIQRIDDLEDAVDFLEGLRRPVNGTVHETALKGCYRAASGLMTVENAGHAFVSFAKMSRLLEDIQPDPWLMRAEGAAGGDALV, from the coding sequence ATGATCCAGCGGATAGACGATCTCGAAGATGCGGTCGATTTTCTCGAAGGCTTGCGCAGACCGGTCAACGGCACGGTGCACGAAACCGCCCTCAAGGGGTGCTACCGGGCCGCATCGGGGCTGATGACGGTTGAGAACGCCGGCCACGCGTTCGTGAGTTTCGCCAAAATGTCCCGCCTTCTTGAAGATATCCAACCTGACCCGTGGCTGATGCGCGCGGAGGGCGCCGCTGGCGGCGACGCCTTGGTCTAG
- a CDS encoding RNA polymerase sigma factor, protein MHPEIGCFDVTGGSDRLGEQLVSLLPNLRRFAISLCRSRDVADDLVQMACERALANFGRFESGTRFDAWMFRILRNLWIDRIRKQSTAGRHEAIDQRHDIVGASGDCDTEARLTLTRVAQAIADLPDDQREVMLLICTEDLSYREAAEILAIPIGTVMSRLARARKKLGNWNT, encoded by the coding sequence TTGCACCCAGAGATCGGATGTTTCGACGTGACTGGCGGATCGGATCGGCTCGGAGAGCAACTCGTCTCACTCCTTCCGAACTTGAGGCGTTTTGCAATTTCGCTCTGCCGCTCCCGCGATGTTGCCGACGATCTGGTCCAGATGGCTTGCGAGCGGGCACTTGCCAATTTTGGGCGCTTCGAGTCCGGAACGCGTTTTGATGCGTGGATGTTTCGCATACTGCGCAATCTATGGATTGACCGCATAAGAAAGCAGAGCACAGCGGGGAGACACGAGGCTATCGATCAACGTCACGATATTGTTGGCGCCTCGGGTGACTGTGATACAGAGGCCCGCCTCACTTTGACCAGGGTCGCCCAGGCGATCGCCGACTTGCCGGACGATCAGCGCGAAGTCATGCTCCTGATTTGCACCGAGGATCTTTCCTACAGGGAGGCGGCCGAAATTCTCGCGATTCCGATCGGGACGGTAATGAGCAGGCTCGCGCGCGCCAGGAAGAAACTGGGCAACTGGAATACGTAG
- a CDS encoding DUF982 domain-containing protein, producing MAIAVREAMKQIRFDRPVRISFGKPGKTRLVHTVWEASECLANDKWPDHNGPMFEMADVALRGATQGQVTAQEARQAFADAALEARILVVTARSKRTHGGQATPSSASSSSTSPKSRSSSS from the coding sequence ATGGCGATCGCCGTTCGAGAGGCAATGAAACAGATTCGCTTTGATCGGCCGGTTCGCATCAGCTTCGGCAAACCCGGCAAAACTCGCCTGGTCCACACCGTTTGGGAGGCATCGGAATGCCTTGCGAACGATAAATGGCCGGACCACAACGGCCCGATGTTCGAGATGGCAGACGTAGCATTGCGGGGCGCCACGCAAGGACAAGTGACAGCTCAAGAGGCCCGTCAGGCGTTTGCCGACGCAGCGCTTGAGGCGCGAATTCTTGTCGTGACTGCCCGTTCCAAAAGAACTCATGGGGGTCAGGCCACCCCGTCCAGCGCTTCGTCCTCTTCGACCTCGCCAAAGTCCCGATCGTCATCGTCGTGA
- a CDS encoding RNA polymerase sigma factor, with the protein MTVDIGYDLVGMLPRLRRFARAICGSADIADDLVQATCARALAAANSWQPGTRLDAWLFRILRNLWIDRLRRSRLEGTQLDVNDQRHLVGDHGEPAMEARLTLDRVRSSIAALPGDQREVLVLVCLEEKSYMETADILEIPIGTVMSRLARARKRLMTLVEPDNETASERGAE; encoded by the coding sequence ATGACGGTCGACATCGGATACGATTTGGTTGGAATGCTACCGCGGCTCAGACGTTTCGCTCGCGCGATCTGCGGTTCGGCCGATATCGCTGATGATCTCGTGCAGGCGACTTGCGCCCGGGCGCTAGCGGCGGCCAACAGCTGGCAGCCGGGCACGCGACTCGATGCATGGCTGTTTCGCATCCTGCGCAACCTCTGGATCGATCGGCTCAGGCGGTCGCGCTTGGAAGGAACGCAGCTCGACGTGAACGATCAGCGCCACCTTGTCGGCGACCATGGCGAACCGGCCATGGAAGCCAGATTGACGCTCGATCGCGTGCGCAGCTCGATCGCAGCACTACCTGGTGACCAACGCGAAGTACTTGTTCTCGTGTGCCTGGAAGAGAAGAGCTACATGGAAACAGCCGATATCCTCGAAATCCCGATCGGAACCGTCATGAGCCGCCTGGCGCGAGCGCGAAAGCGGCTGATGACGTTGGTTGAACCAGACAACGAGACCGCAAGCGAGCGCGGGGCAGAATGA
- a CDS encoding IclR family transcriptional regulator C-terminal domain-containing protein, which produces MGLGKEKQDTLFVGSLEKGMRILNAFDERHSALGLTEIASLTGLDKSAVQRLTNTLHKIGYLYKDLESRRYRPSLRFLELGNAYLWSDPLVQLAMPKLIELGRKLGERVNVARLDGREIVYIVRIPTQLTSFGAMIAGRRLPALTTSSGRAMIACFDEGERKEAVETWPIVALTPKTTLDRKKIAVAIEDAATCGYGLTQNENILNEIGIAAPIFAGDGRPIATVQCSVSSLKWSVDRVRSEIAPHIIEVANSIHLSKRG; this is translated from the coding sequence ATGGGATTGGGCAAGGAAAAACAGGATACTTTGTTTGTTGGATCGCTCGAAAAGGGCATGCGCATCCTAAACGCTTTTGACGAGCGCCACAGCGCATTGGGGCTGACGGAAATTGCTTCATTGACGGGGCTCGACAAGAGCGCCGTGCAGCGGCTGACCAATACGCTGCACAAGATCGGTTATCTCTACAAGGATCTCGAATCTCGTCGTTACCGCCCGTCGTTGAGGTTTCTGGAACTCGGCAATGCCTATCTGTGGTCGGATCCCCTCGTGCAGCTAGCGATGCCCAAACTGATCGAGCTTGGCCGAAAGCTGGGTGAGCGCGTTAACGTGGCGCGGCTCGACGGACGCGAGATCGTCTACATCGTCCGTATTCCGACACAGCTGACGAGCTTTGGCGCTATGATCGCCGGCCGACGCCTTCCCGCACTCACCACCTCCAGCGGCCGCGCCATGATCGCCTGTTTCGACGAAGGCGAGCGCAAGGAGGCGGTGGAGACATGGCCGATTGTTGCCTTGACGCCGAAGACGACGCTCGACCGGAAGAAAATCGCCGTCGCAATCGAGGATGCAGCAACCTGCGGCTATGGGCTGACGCAGAACGAAAACATCCTGAACGAGATCGGCATCGCCGCGCCGATCTTCGCCGGCGACGGTCGCCCGATAGCGACCGTACAGTGTTCCGTGTCCAGCCTGAAATGGAGCGTCGACAGGGTGCGAAGTGAAATCGCGCCGCACATTATTGAGGTGGCGAATTCCATTCACCTGTCGAAACGGGGGTAG
- a CDS encoding DUF1194 domain-containing protein translates to MSLRFQQPAPAAGLLVKDCASGSRLLLSPRPGSWLARPSSILGLAFLVAASLLDTSTSANAFWRQQRTDANVVTAIDVSDSIGRYEEWLQQTGLVRALLHPDFLRAATAGPNRQIGFAVFTWSSDGKFDQLIPWTLIRSAEDAARVSAAIKSVTLIDRTHYGGGDVEQDRGDDEAVAPDRRTDLSAAIDYASLLLTTAPHETQRSVMNICANGVDNVDDGTAFSRARARAQGLTINGLVIGQNPKVTRYFRSKVIGGPGAFVMESSDPKHVGEAMVTKFVRDLRVSLSAIEPQTHVAER, encoded by the coding sequence ATGTCGCTTCGCTTTCAACAGCCCGCTCCTGCCGCCGGCCTTCTTGTCAAAGATTGCGCGTCCGGCTCGCGCCTGCTGCTGTCGCCGCGGCCCGGGAGCTGGCTCGCCCGACCATCAAGCATCCTCGGCCTTGCATTCTTGGTCGCGGCATCTCTCTTAGACACTTCAACTTCAGCAAATGCATTCTGGCGGCAACAGCGCACGGATGCCAATGTCGTCACCGCGATCGATGTCTCCGATTCGATTGGGCGATACGAGGAGTGGCTCCAGCAAACTGGGCTTGTGCGTGCGCTCCTACACCCGGATTTTCTGCGTGCCGCCACCGCAGGCCCTAACCGCCAGATCGGGTTTGCGGTATTCACATGGTCCAGCGATGGCAAATTCGATCAGTTGATACCCTGGACCCTCATTCGTTCGGCCGAAGACGCCGCGCGTGTCTCTGCAGCGATCAAGTCTGTCACGCTTATCGACCGGACCCACTATGGTGGCGGCGATGTCGAGCAGGACCGCGGCGATGATGAAGCGGTCGCGCCCGACCGCCGAACTGACCTCTCTGCGGCAATCGACTATGCTTCGCTTCTACTCACGACCGCTCCCCATGAGACGCAGCGCTCAGTCATGAACATCTGCGCAAACGGGGTGGACAACGTAGATGACGGAACGGCGTTTTCGCGCGCGCGCGCGCGCGCGCAAGGCCTGACAATCAATGGACTGGTCATTGGCCAGAACCCAAAAGTCACGCGCTACTTCCGCTCGAAGGTAATCGGCGGTCCCGGCGCCTTTGTCATGGAGTCGTCCGATCCAAAGCATGTCGGCGAAGCCATGGTGACGAAATTTGTTCGCGACCTGAGGGTTTCATTGAGTGCAATCGAACCGCAGACCCATGTGGCAGAGCGTTGA
- a CDS encoding PqqD family peptide modification chaperone, with translation MASRQGLYTQHQWYCSSTRPAPRVVLVVLVVLVVQAAGAARAAAADHVAAEAAVVVLAAVAAAVPVAADAGLMPAEPVSAKPVRHAGCVGSSSGADIRRRFGASRDPWVAGGPRLAKEMAMDLTFKGIPQPIRLIDSGHLVPLMRKIVMSWPFVVGESDPATQPIIVVRGKVSGSYWIEAPWLDEPIVEETDVCTVCSLIIDLVRAWFDAHPAVLCMHCGAVEFAGRLVVFPSTNRSGKSTLIARLAAEGVAVHADDLLPLTQDDEGMSLGISPRLRLPLPENAGVTLTRFVMENQGAADQRYKYLELAAPLLAPFGKRNPIGAFVLLERQMRTAAELLPAPRGFGLQHIVRQNFVRQGSAVAMFARLRALIEVRPCYRLIYSDLDEAVDILKTSFAAPASVAFAPSVAAASVVSKPTDVGGATGTALRPAMDRTSYCRNPDALVEILDGESFLVLGDQDAIFYLNPIAGAIWRMLAEPLSEAQAAMLVSAAFPDLDRQGVRRDIRILFKEMSARKLILSAPHEPPAKTTQL, from the coding sequence TTGGCCTCGCGGCAGGGGCTCTATACGCAGCACCAGTGGTACTGCAGCTCAACGAGGCCCGCGCCTCGGGTGGTTCTGGTGGTTCTGGTGGTTCTGGTGGTTCAGGCGGCGGGCGCGGCTCGCGCGGCAGCCGCGGATCACGTGGCAGCCGAGGCGGCGGTCGTGGTTTTGGCGGCCGTGGCAGCGGCGGTTCCGGTCGCAGCGGACGCCGGGCTCATGCCGGCCGAGCCCGTGTCCGCCAAGCCCGTGCGCCACGCTGGATGCGTCGGGTCTTCGTCGGGAGCTGACATTCGACGACGATTTGGCGCCTCCCGCGATCCTTGGGTCGCGGGAGGCCCTCGTTTAGCGAAGGAAATGGCTATGGACCTGACATTCAAGGGCATACCGCAGCCGATCCGCCTTATCGATAGCGGGCATCTCGTCCCATTGATGCGCAAGATCGTCATGAGTTGGCCCTTCGTGGTCGGGGAATCCGATCCGGCGACCCAGCCCATCATCGTCGTCCGCGGCAAGGTAAGCGGTAGCTACTGGATAGAGGCGCCGTGGCTCGACGAGCCTATTGTCGAGGAAACCGATGTCTGCACGGTGTGCAGCCTCATTATCGATCTCGTTCGTGCTTGGTTCGACGCCCACCCGGCAGTGCTCTGCATGCATTGTGGGGCCGTGGAATTTGCCGGGCGGCTTGTCGTTTTTCCCAGTACGAATCGCTCTGGAAAGAGCACGCTGATTGCAAGGCTGGCCGCCGAAGGCGTCGCCGTCCACGCCGATGACCTGCTTCCTCTGACGCAGGATGACGAAGGCATGTCACTCGGTATTTCGCCGCGCCTGAGACTCCCCTTGCCTGAAAATGCAGGCGTGACACTGACCCGCTTCGTGATGGAGAACCAAGGGGCAGCCGATCAACGCTACAAGTATCTTGAGCTTGCAGCACCACTCCTTGCGCCATTCGGCAAGCGGAACCCGATTGGCGCCTTTGTCCTGCTGGAGCGCCAGATGCGTACGGCCGCCGAACTCCTGCCCGCCCCGCGCGGGTTTGGCCTTCAGCATATCGTTCGGCAAAATTTCGTTCGGCAGGGAAGCGCGGTTGCGATGTTCGCCCGACTCAGAGCGTTGATTGAGGTAAGGCCCTGCTACCGCCTCATCTATTCGGATCTCGACGAGGCCGTCGATATTCTCAAGACATCGTTCGCCGCGCCAGCTTCGGTCGCATTCGCGCCCTCTGTCGCAGCGGCAAGCGTCGTATCCAAGCCGACAGACGTCGGCGGGGCAACCGGCACGGCGCTTCGTCCGGCTATGGATCGCACATCCTATTGCCGCAACCCCGACGCCCTCGTCGAAATTCTCGACGGCGAATCCTTTCTCGTCCTCGGTGATCAGGACGCAATCTTCTATCTGAACCCGATTGCAGGCGCCATTTGGAGAATGCTTGCCGAGCCGCTGAGCGAGGCGCAGGCGGCGATGCTTGTTAGCGCCGCCTTTCCCGATTTGGATCGCCAGGGCGTGCGACGCGACATTCGCATTCTGTTTAAGGAGATGAGCGCGCGAAAACTGATCCTTTCAGCGCCCCACGAACCACCAGCCAAAACGACTCAGCTTTAA